Genomic window (Mus caroli chromosome 14, CAROLI_EIJ_v1.1, whole genome shotgun sequence):
CTGCGTGGCCAGTCGTCTGAGTAGTTACACCATACTCCTTTTCAGCTGTGTTAGGTAGGAGGGGCTGGGACCATCTTTCTAAAGTGTGCTTTTCCCATTTGTTCTTTTAGTGGGAGGACCATTCCCATTGTGTTTCCTCGCAGTGTAAAGGAACCCTTAGCCAggatctttcttttttgtctcctGTCAGTGGCACTGTGACATAGTAGAGAAGGTGTTGACAAACATGGATACTCATAGCCCTTTCCAGACCATCACTCCCTGGCTGTGGCCCTGGCTTCccctgttggtttggtttggtttggtctttagTGTATACAGGCAGATCCCAGCCCTGCTGACCTCGTGCTGAGGCTCCGCAGCAGGACAGGGAGCACCGGCAGTCACAGCCTACCATCTGGGTCTGGGGAGAGCCCTCAGTACTGTCTGTGCCCCACGCCATCCCACCTGTACAAGCCCCAAAGCCTCAGAGCCTTAAGAGagtggcacatagtaggtgtgtGGCACATGTTTTTGAGTAAGTAGTGACTGGGATACAGCCCCACACGAGAAGCCTGTTTCCAACCAGGCTGTGCCCAACAGGTTCAGCAGCGTATTCCCAAGCCTCAACATGGCGGTGAAGCGGCGGGAGCAGGCCTTGCAGGACTACGGGAGGCTGCAGGCCAAGGTGGAGAAGTACgaggaaaaggagaagactgGCCCCGTGCTGGCCAAGCTCCACCAGGTACAGGGGAGACGCAATAGGGTAAACGGAACAACCACTGCCACGGGGTCCTCCTTCCAGGACCAGCGGAACCAGGACACTAGCTATTTCCACCTACACCCTGCCCGCTTCAGTGACAGCCCTGACTCCAAGGTCTTCTTCCCCAGGCCCGAGAAGAGCTACGGCCTGTGCGGGAAGACTTTGAGGCCAAGAATAAACAACTCCTGGATGAGATGCCGCGGTTCTATGGCAGCCGACTTGACTATTTCCAACCCAGCTTTGAGTCCCTGATCCGGGCACAGGTGAGACAAGGCTTTTCCCTTGGGGAATCATCTTTGTAGGAACCCAGTTCCCATTAGACATAGCCATGCTCTGCACAGACAGCAACACCTCCCTGCCCCAGGAGGAAAGTTCATGCGTTGTCCTAGTCAGCCCTGGTGCCTGGCACTGCTACTGTACTGGAACTTGTGTTGGGTATCCTCCATTGGCAGTCCACTCAGTCCCAACCCTATGATAGACAGGGTTCCTTTCTGTTTAACCCTTCACCCCTTGAGTTCTTCCTCCCTTGCTTAATTAAGCAAGCAGCAGAAACCCTGATTGCATCTTTAGCTACCACTTTGACTGAGCAGATCCTTTGCAGAGGTAGTTGAGAGGCCAGTAGGGTGACTGCTTGCGAACCCAATAGGAGAGTTCCATTAGCCAGAGACCACAGGAGTCTTAACTTTCAGTTTCCTAGGGAGGGGTCCTGAATAGGCTCTGAAATGCTGGCCACTAGATATGAAGTGCCCCCTCGTGGAGAGCAAATGGGAGTGCAGACCAGTATGGGGGTGGCAGCCAGAAAGAGGGTAAGACCCAGTCCGAGCCCAGTGTCTCCTGCTGCTGGGTCCAATTGGGATGGTATGCAGCAGGCTCCTGCCCTCCTCTCGCTGTTCATCGTCAGGCTTGTTCTCACCACTGGCAAGGTGGGAGAGGCAGTGGTACTGGAGCCAGGAGCAGGGCTTCTGCACACAGACCTCCTCACTGATCACGGGTACTGGCTTCCATCTCTGGACTCCAACACTCTCTGGCCACCAAGCTAAGGCTTCTTGTCCCCAAGTTCTGCCTGCCCTGCTTCTTGTCTTAGCTGCACCTCTGCTGCCCTCCAGTGGACACCATCATTCCCTGTTGCTTTCCTAGCCACAGGGGCCATGGTAAAGCCTGATTCCCACTTCCCAGCCTTCATTTGGAATGATACCCAAAGCCATGGCGTAGAGTGCCCATCAAGAAGCCCAGGCAAGGTTTGGACTGGAGCCTGGACTTGCTAGTGACACATGTTTCCAGTCCGGTGCTCTCTAGGGAGTGAGACAGACAACAGAAGGGGGAGGATGCTCTCCTGTAGTCCCTGCAGGTGAGGGCTGCCTTCCAGCTGCTGCACCCTCTGTTTGGATGAGGCATGGATTTAGAGAAGATCTTGGCCTGCTCTCTTTTGCtgacacctgcctctgcttccagtgaGCTGCATacaccatccccacccccagatccTTAGAGGAAGCTTCAGGGTGCCCAGGCTATGGGGTACCCCGTAACCAAGCAGCAGGGTAGCCAGGGTTGTTTACCACCTCTCCCTGTGCCAGCCTCCTTCTCACCCGGCTGCTGCTGCTATTAGTCACTAGAGAAGTGCGCATTCCAGATGACTCAACAGGCACTGTGTCTCaggcagggatggggggggggggggggggcggtgcgCCAGTACCTGGCCCGCTACAACTTAGCTGGGGATTCTAAAAAGACTTCCTAGGATACCATGTCCCACTGGCCCTTGCTGCACagccaccctcccaatccccatCGTCTGGCTTCTTAGATGGAAGGAGAATCCTAGAGACATCTTAAAGTTGAGGTGCTTGAAGAATGGGGACACATTGATGAGGATGTGATGTCACATCAGGAagtggaagctgaggcagaaatgGCCTCTAGCCTCTGTGGAAAAGTCGCCATCTATCACATAGAGAAACCCCTCCACTCTTGGACCTGCCTCCCGCCTCTCACCCTGTCACTCTCACCATATCAGTGTGCTTTTCTTCCAGGCAACTTAACCTGGGTGTGATAACTAGCAAAACTGGGAAGGGGTGGAATCTGAGGAGCTGACACCTCCCTTAACTGGACTTCTAGGGCCAGCTCTCAAGACTTGGGGAGCCAGTGTCTGCTGGGTTCTTCTTCCATGACCAAAAGCCCCTGGCTCCTCTCCTTGCTTAGAAACAGCAGTAAGCCCCATGCCTGCCCTTGCTCACATACTGCCCTCTGGCACCCTCAAATGCAGTCTCCCTGCCCAATCTAGCTATTTTGGCCTTGACAAACCTTTCTCTGTGCTATATATTTCCAAAAGCCCCAGCTTTGGTTCCCCATCCCTAGACTGCtaagggatagatagatagatagatagatagatagatagatagatagatagatagatagatagatagatagggtgaGGTCTAAGAGGCAGTAATGGAACAAGTGAGAGACACACCCCACCACCTTCAGCCAGAGCAACCCACAGACCCAGAGCCAGGCCCTGCTTGTGCCTCTCACCTGCTTTGCTGACTGAGTGCTGTGTAGAACTGGAGTCCGGTTCCTGCCAACAACTCTTGCCTCCTACCCAGGTTATATACTACTCAGAAATGCATAAGATCTTTGGAGACCTGACCCAGCAGCTTGACCAGCCAGGCCACTCAGATGAGCAGCGAGAGCGGGAAAATGAGACCAAACTAAGTGAACTCCGAGCCCTCTCCATCGTGGCTGATGACTGAGCCCCTGCCCCTCAGGAGTCCTTAGACTCTTTGGGACACAGGGGACATCTCTACAGGCTTTGCTCCTAGCAGGCATGGATTCATGGACCTCCCAATGGCCAGGTAGTTGGAGACAGGTGGCCACTATTCTACCTTGCCAGTTCTCTGACTTAGATGTCTCCATGTCCTTAAGCCTGATACTAGGAGCCACACAGGCTGCTGCTTCCCTGTGCCCAGTGCTGATAAGCAATGTAGAAAAACCCTGGGGCCTTTTTACTTCCAGAACCGTCCAGAGTGTGCTATAGTGTCTGGCCAACAGGAGCCTTTGGAAGGGCCTGGGCTTCCTGTGGAACTTGAAGCCTTAGCTGTCTACCTCCAGAGGACCTACTCTAGGAAAGCCACCATCCTCTCAGGACTCTTTAGACTGCTGGGTGAGGCACAGTGCCCTGGGTAGCAGAACTCTGGGCCCTTCATGCCAACACAACCAAAGCCGGTCCCCTACAGGTCCAGCATAGGGACAAAGCCCAGGTGTTTAGCTTTCCCTTGAACTGGGGCTTTGTCTCTAGCTGTCCACTAGGAAATATTACACGTTGAACTGCTACCCTCAAAACAAGGCTTCTGTCTCACCTGTATTACtggaattttattttcacttgttattgaattttattttcaagtaaaaGTTTTCCAGTAAAACAACAGTGTACTTTAACTGACACGAAGAGGGAGCTGTCACAGCTTTGCCACAGCCCTGCCAACTTGGCAGAGCGCCTTCACTCAGTCACAACCTGTGGCACtcactgcctgcctgctgccttctaGAGAGAACTGAGGCCTGGCAAACAGAGAGGGCACAGCAGCTTGAAAGAGGAGGAGAGCTAGCTACAAAGACTCATACttggtttgtttttcactttggtttatttaaaaaacaaaaagccaaaaaaaaaaacaaaaaaccaacaaacaacttTATATACAAAGTGGAACTGAAACCATGAATTATGGAAAGAGGCAAGAATTATGGGAAGTGGAAGGGGCTAGGCCAGGGCCACTACCACATAAGAAcataagagctagagaaagaagtAAGTGCTGGCTCTTCTGGCAAGTTGGGGGCAGCTGGGACACAGTGTTCTATTGGCAACCCTGACCCAACACCAAGTGCTTCCTTGAATGGGCTCCATCACCTAACAGACACGGGAGCCTGCGGGACTCGTGCTGCCCAGAGGACGGACATTCTTGGCTGCATCGACTCTACACCCATTCCTCCCATTTATTGGCATTTGACCTTGTTCTGGGCTGGAAATGCCTTTTCCTCCCGTCTTGCTCTAAAATGGACGAGGACAGGAGACAGCACAAGACTACAAGGGCCCTGGGAGAAATTCCAAGATTGAGGGCAAAATGACATTCTAGGGGTGCAAAAGATGTTGTATTTCGTTGTAGCTGGAACTGGGGTTCCTTACATATCCATCCACATAGCACAAACCCCATACTGAGTTTGACGTCCCCTGCAGAGGCTGAGCACAGAACTCAAGCTGCCCCTGCTGTGGCTCCCAGGCCCTGCTCCAGCTGCCTTCTGGTACCAAAAGGGCTCTAATGTCATCAGGCTCCATCGCAGACCTCCCTAGGCAGCCACTCAGTTGCTAGGCGTTGGCTCTTCTTTCTCTACCCAGCTGTCAGCCTGTGTgagcatatgtagcagtggaggatAAGGCTTCTCCCATGTCCTGCCACTGGGGTGCAGAGCACTGAGAGTAGCTGAGTCTCCTAAGAACCCAGGGTATGGAGGACTAGCACAGCAAGGAAGGGCCAGATATCTCCCAGGCCTCTCCACAGAGGCTAGCTCCACTCTAGTTCTGTGGCTTCACCAAAAGAAACTATGGCCACCCTTTAGCCATCCTACCTTCTCAACAATCCGCTGCATCTCAAGGTGCAGTGGGGTCAGGCGCCTGCGGAAGTCCTGCATCAGTCGCTGGAGCTGGTTCTTCTGTCGCTCTGCTGTCCGGGCCGTCTCCTCTGCCTCGGCCAGCCGGGCCCGCAGCTCCTGCATCTCTGCTGCCAGTGTCTTATTTGTCACCTCAGTGGCTGAGAAGCGGTTATGGCTCTCCTCTGAAAGGTAGGTGAGGACATGGCAGGAAGGCTCTGATCAGTCCACTGGAGCATTGGGACAAAAGCCTGAGGCCTAAGGAGTGTTGTCCCCTTGGTGGCTGTGACATCACACTCACCAAGCTTCAGTTCCAGTGTGTGAATCTTGTTCTCCAGGTATAGGCGGCCACTGTCTTGCTGCTCTGCACGCTGTAACAGGCTTCCCACATTGATGAGGCTACCATTGTGGGGCACCAGGCCTTTGTGCTCGGTGGGGGCAGCACCTGGCTTTGTGCTCTTCCCTGAAGGAGGCAGTAGATCCAGGTTTCCTAAAGAAGACATGCATGAGCTCAGGAGAATGGCCCAGCACGGCCCCACTCCCTGCTGGCCACAGAGCACAAGACATACCGAAGAGCACGTCTTCAGGGAGGCCATCATCCAGCACCTCAGCACGGCTGTACTGAAGGCTCCGGTACTGGCAGATGTTCTGTGCCACCACTCTACTAACCAGCTGTTTGGCCTACAGAAAACACAGCAGAACACCTACTGGCCACAGGCCTGCATCAGGGAGACCAGAAGCCTGCGAGAGCTCTGGAAAGGCCCTCTAGAAGGACAGGCGAGAGAAGAGAAACTACCTGCTCTGCACTGAGCCGGATCCCCAGTGTGAGGAGGACCCTCTCCAAGTCTCGCCTGTGCAAGTAACCACACCAGTTGGCATCAAAAAACACAAAAGCCAAAAGGCAGTCCAGGGGGAGCACAGCTGAGGGATCCAGCTCCTTAggctacaaagaaagaagagaaacggGCTTTACAAACAGTTCTCAAGGCTAAAGGGCACGGCACACACAGACAGGTGCAGGGTTGACGGCAACAGGTAGACCTCATAAGTGGAGGTCGGAGCTGGGGCTACAGGTTTCTGTGGGCACATTCCCAGAACATGTTGTTCCCTGATCAGCTCACTCACTCTCTGATCTACCCTGACAGGGAAAGTGGAGTATTCTCCATGAGTCAGGAACACAATTGGTCTCTTGTCTAGGGAAGAGATCACTGGTAGACAACCCTCACCCAGGAAGGGCCAAGGTTCCCACCACTAGGTACAGGAGGAGACAAGATCTCACCATGTCCTGAAGAGAAGAATATTCCATCTCTGACTGGTTTGAGGCAACAGAACGAACCTCCGTTTCCTCTAGCTTTGCTCCTGCTATAGAAATCCCAAGCTCAG
Coding sequences:
- the Bin3 gene encoding bridging integrator 3; translation: MSWIPFKIGQPKKQIVSKTVERDFEREYGKLQQLEEQTKRLQKDMKKSTDADLAMSKSAVKISQDLLSNPLCEQDQDFLHMVTALDTAMKRMDAFNQEKVNQIQKTVIEPLKKFSSVFPSLNMAVKRREQALQDYGRLQAKVEKYEEKEKTGPVLAKLHQAREELRPVREDFEAKNKQLLDEMPRFYGSRLDYFQPSFESLIRAQVIYYSEMHKIFGDLTQQLDQPGHSDEQRERENETKLSELRALSIVADD